The proteins below are encoded in one region of Thunnus maccoyii chromosome 24, fThuMac1.1, whole genome shotgun sequence:
- the LOC121892015 gene encoding uncharacterized protein LOC121892015, with amino-acid sequence MWLFFFLFWIAVRANAKEPLYGKIGDKAVLTPDSVVNPITSIVWKHGADLAMEWYGGETFSYRQFKDRGRLNISNGALTITGLTPDDSSNYTVEINNEVTSKTELLVISPVSKPTLSLWCEPEMTYCVLTCNGNTTDAELVTYRWTSGDITWSSTKEHNITKENNELWFSCAFENPVSFISSEIVFNPFMEKKTPYGKIGDKAVLTSDSVENPITSIEWKHGPDLAMEWYGGETFSYRQFKDRGRLNISNGALTITGLTPDDSGSYTVEINNEVTSNTQLLVISPVSKPTLSLWCEPEMTYCVLTCNGNTTDAELVTYMWTSGDMTWSSTKEHNITKENNELWFSCAFENPVSFNSSEKVFNPFNKKTLYRKTGDKAVLTSDSVESPITSIAWKHGPDLAMEWYGDETYSYRQFKDRGSLDTSTGALTITGLTPDDSGNYTVEINNKVTSKTELLVISPVSKPTLSLWCEPEMTYCVLTCNGDTTGAEPVTYWWTSGDMTWSSTKEHKITKENNELWFSCALKNPVSFSEFSEKVFNPFIKRDWTWMYSLIGVILVVCIIGFLIYKFRKGAAERRGQEHQERSDKGAAERRGQERQERSDKGAAERRRQERQERSDKGAAERRGQEHLERLDKGAAERRRQERQERSDKGAAERRGQEMLEMLPPVQNPSIQDSTPVADPKKSAMIPDDLDTRC; translated from the exons aagaACCACTCTACGGGAAAATTGGTGACAAAGCTGTTCTCACACCAGACTCTGTAGTGAATCCCATCACCAGCATAGTGTGGAAACATGGAGCTGATCTTGCCATGGAGTGGTATGGAGGCGAGACTTTCTCCTACCGACAATTCAAAG ATCGTGGTCGGCTGAACATTTCAAATGGAGCGCTGACGATCACAGGACTGACTCCAGACGACAGCAGCAACTACACAGTAGAGATCAACAATGAAGTCACCAGCAAGACTGAACTCCTGGTTATCT CTCCTGTCTCTAAACCCACCCTCTCCTTATGGTGTGAACCTGAGATGACCTACTGTGTCCTCACCTGTAATGGCAACACCACAGACGCTGAACTGGTCACCTACAGGTGGACGTCAGGTGATATAACGTGGTCTTCAACCAAGGAGCACAATATAACAAAG GAAAACAATGAGCTGTGGTTCAGCTGTGCGTTTGAAAACCCAGTCAGCTTCATCAGCAGTGAAATAGTCTTCAACCCCTTCATGGAAA aaaaaacaCCCTACGGGAAAATTGGTGACAAAGCTGTTCTCACATCAGACTCTGTAGAGAATCCCATCACCAGTATAGAGTGGAAACATGGACCTGATCTTGCCATGGAGTGGTATGGAGGCGAGACTTTCTCCTACCGACAATTCAAAG ATCGTGGTCGGCTGAACATTTCAAATGGAGCGCTGACGATCACAGGACTGACTCCAGACGACAGCGGCAGCTACACAGTAGAGATCAACAATGAAGTCACCAGCAACACTCAACTCCTGGTTATCT CTCCTGTCTCTAAACCCACCCTCTCCTTATGGTGTGAACCTGAGATGACCTACTGTGTCCTCACCTGTAATGGCAACACCACAGATGCTGAACTGGTCACCTACATGTGGACGTCAGGTGACATGACGTGGTCTTCAACCAAGGAGCACAATATAACAAAG GAAAACAATGAGCTGTGGTTCAGCTGTGCGTTTGAAAACCCAGTCAGCTTCAACAGCAGTGAAAAAGTCTTCAACCCCTTCAATA aaaaaacaCTCTACAGGAAAACAGGTGACAAAGCTGTTCTCACATCAGACTCTGTAGAGAGTCCCATCACCAGTATAGCGTGGAAACATGGACCTGATCTTGCCATGGAGTGGTATGGAGACGAGACTTACTCCTACCGACAATTCAAAG ATCGTGGTTCGCTGGACACTTCAACTGGAGCGCTGACGATCACAGGACTGACTCCAGACGACAGCGGCAACTACACAGTAGAGATCAACAACAAAGTCACCAGCAAGACTGAACTCCTGGTTATCT CTCCTGTCTCTAAACCCACCCTCTCCTTATGGTGTGAGCCTGAGATGACTTACTGTGTCCTCACCTGTAATGGCGACACCACAGGCGCTGAACCAGTCACCTACTGGTGGACATCAGGTGACATGACGTGGTCTTCAACCAAGGAGCACAAAATAACAAAG GAAAACAATGAGCTGTGGTTCAGCTGTGCGTTGAAAAACCCAGTCAGCTTCAGTGAATTCAGTGAAAAAGTCTTCAACCCCTTCATCAAAA GGGATTGGACATGGATGTACAGCCTGATAGGAGTGATTCTGGTTGTGTGCATCATCGGCTTCTTAATATACAAATTCAGAAAAG GAGCTGCTGAAAGGAGAGGGCAAG agCATCAAGAAAGGTCGGATAAGG GAGCTGCTGAAAGGAGAGGGCAAG agCGTCAAGAAAGGTCGGATAAGG GAGCTGCTGAAAGGAGAAGGCAAG agCGTCAAGAAAGGTCGGATAAGG GAGCTGCTGAAAGGAGAGGGCAAG agCATCTAGAAAGGTTGGATAAGG GAGCTGCTGAAAGGAGAAGGCAAG agCGTCAAGAAAGGTCGGATAAGG GAGCTGCTGAAAGGAGAGGGCAAG agaTGCTAGAAATGCTTCCACCTGTCCAAAACCCATCCATCCAGGACTCGACACCTGTTGCAGATCCCA AGAAGTCAGCAATGATTCCTGATGACCTGGATACACGCTGCTGA